The following proteins are encoded in a genomic region of Zea mays cultivar B73 chromosome 9, Zm-B73-REFERENCE-NAM-5.0, whole genome shotgun sequence:
- the LOC109942392 gene encoding nuclear distribution protein PAC1 isoform X1, protein MDGESKLLASGGEDCTIRLWSMSTRAKNHPLIATFHGHEKALSFLSVAWHKSSLLVSCSKDSKVKVWDTVAPSSGSSPCVGSAHLNSNGPPIAMKCHESLCYIAAGAEVTVIDLRTMKKAFVLALQNHRILSCEMMPSEWLICTGII, encoded by the exons ATGGATGGTGAATCTAAACTGCTTGCAAGTGGAGGGGAAGACTGCACCATTCGCCTATGGTCTATGAGTACGAGGGCGAAAAATCACCCACTGATAGCAACATTTCATGGGCATGAAAAGGCACTGTCATTTTTATCTGTTGCGTG GCATAAATCGTCCCTGTTGGTGAGCTGTTCCAAAGACTCAAAG GTTAAAGTTTGGGACACAGTGGCTCCTTCGAGTGGTTCATCACCATGTGTAGGCAGTGCTCACCTCAACTCAAATGGGCCACCAATTGCTATGAAATGCCATGAATCCCTTTGCTATATTGCTGCTGGAGCTGAAGTGACAGTGATTGACTTGAGGACAATGAAGAAGGCTTTTGTCCTTGCACTCCAGAACCacagaatactttcttgtgagatGATGCCTTCTGAATGGTTAATATGTACTGGCATTATATAA
- the LOC109942392 gene encoding nuclear distribution protein PAC1 isoform X2, whose translation MDGESKLLASGGEDCTIRLWSMSTRAKNHPLIATFHGHEKALSFLSVAWHKSSLLVSCSKDSKVKVWDTVAPSSGSSPCVGSAHLNSNGPPIAMKCHESLCYIAAGAEVTVIDLRTMKKAFVLALQNHRILSY comes from the exons ATGGATGGTGAATCTAAACTGCTTGCAAGTGGAGGGGAAGACTGCACCATTCGCCTATGGTCTATGAGTACGAGGGCGAAAAATCACCCACTGATAGCAACATTTCATGGGCATGAAAAGGCACTGTCATTTTTATCTGTTGCGTG GCATAAATCGTCCCTGTTGGTGAGCTGTTCCAAAGACTCAAAG GTTAAAGTTTGGGACACAGTGGCTCCTTCGAGTGGTTCATCACCATGTGTAGGCAGTGCTCACCTCAACTCAAATGGGCCACCAATTGCTATGAAATGCCATGAATCCCTTTGCTATATTGCTGCTGGAGCTGAAGTGACAGTGATTGACTTGAGGACAATGAAGAAGGCTTTTGTCCTTGCACTCCAGAACCacagaatactttctt ACTGA